The genomic segment CCACCGGGGCCGTGCGGAAGCGAGAAAGTGGGCCGGAACCGGAAGAAAGAATCGATAACAACCAGATAAAATGATCAGTTGGCGATCTCGTCGCTTGCTCTTCGCGAGAGCGGGTTCGATAACGTCTCCGGCTGGATGGGCTTTTGACCCGCGGCGCGCCAATTGCAGCTCACCCAATTCGCCGCCCACATCCCCTCACCAACAAACTGCCATGCGCGCTTCTCCCCACACGCTCCACAAGGCCACGGTCGTCGCGGCGTTCGAAAACCAGTCGGACATCGAAACGGCGATCCTCCAACTGCGACAGGCGGGATTCCGGGACCGCGAGATCGGGTATTTCGCCTGGCACCCGTTAGCCGGCCTGAAGAACCTGAATGATCACACCGCCGGCCGTGAGGGCGCCATCGCCGGGTGCGTCCTCGGGGCGGTGTTCGGAATCTGGGTCGCTCCGCTGCTCAACAACTGGTTCGTTTCGGCCTCCGGCGTGCGCGTGTTCCTCGAACTGGCCGTCCTCACGACCATCGGTGCGTCGCTACTTTTCGGGTTCCTCGGTTGGGAGATCGGCGCTCACCTTCACGAGAGCACGGTCGAAACGCCCGCCACCGACCCGGCGGACGGCCCGTTCGTTCTCGCCGTGGACGCCGACGAAGCGCGGGAATGGGTCTGGGCAGTGGTGCGACAGAACGGCGGGTATGAACCGCATCGCGCGACGGCCCCGGCCCCCGCCGCGGTTTGAGCGCCGCCCCAGCGGCACACAGACGTCATTTCCATCGCCCCCAGTGTTCACTCGCTCACCCGCGAGCCCGCCACACAAGCGGCTCGCGAATTGCTCAAGACCTTTGCGCCCAACTCCACACGGTAGGGACACATCATGCGGGCTCACAACAACAAGGCCGACGTCGTCGCGGTGTTCGAAAATCAAGACGACGCGGACGAGGCCGTGCTCCAGTTGCGGCTCTCGGGGTTCCGGGATCGTCAGATCGGTTACTACGGCCGGCACCTGGACGGGACGGCCGAGGACCTTCTGGAACACGACCGCTGGTTCGGGGGCGCGGTCGTCGGGGGCGTCATCGGGGCCGCGCTCGGGGCCGTCGCGGCCCCGGCTCTGGCCTGGCTCATGGCCGCCCCCACCGGACCGCACGACCTGTTCGGGCTGGCGATCACTTCCGCCGTGGTCGGGGCGCTGTTCCTGAGCTTCATCGGCGGTTGGATGGGGATGAGCGTCGCACGCCGCAGCGTGGCTCTTCCGGAGAGCGGCGCCGCCGATGGGGCGTTCGTGCTGGCACTCATGGCCGGGGCGGCGCGCGACCGGGCGTGGGGCATCATCCGCCGGTTCGGCGGTCACGAACCGCACGCGGGTGTAACAATGCCCCGAGCTGCCACGATCTGAACAAGACCGATCGAATCCGGGCCGCGTGCGGGACGGGCACTTTTGCCACCCGCACGCGGCCCGCTCACTTCCCGCTCGCGCGGTCCCAACACGACCACAACAAACCCCACACGGTCCCGCCGGCCGGGCGCGGGCAGGGGGCCGAGTCGTTGCCGATCGGTTGACCAATCGTAAAACAGTAATATATTCTTACCTACTACGATCGATAACGGGTTCGCGCAAGGGCACCCTCCCCATTCGGGCCGCCCGGCTCCTGCCGATGTTAACCGTTTGTGCCACTCATCGCCTCGCCTTACGACGGCTGACCGTCGAGGACGCTCCGTTCATTTTCGAACTGGTGAACAACGAATCGTGGCTCCGGTTCATCGGGGACAAGGGGGTTCGTACGCTCGCCGACGCGCAGAAGTACATTCTGAACGGTCCGGTCGAAATGTACACCCGGTTCGGTTTCGGGCTCTGGCTGGTCGAAACACGAGACGAGAACAGCACCCCCATCGGGATCTGCGGCCTGATCAAGCGCGAGGCGCTGAACGACGTGGACCTCGGGTTCGCGTTCCTCCCGGAGTTCTGGGGTAAGGGGTACGCGTTCGAGGCGGCGTCGGCGGCCATGATTTATGGCAAAATGGCACTGAAACTGAAACGGATCGCGGCGATCACCGCGCCCGATAATCACCGCTCCGCGAAGCTCCTCGTCAAGCTCGGTTTTCAATTCGAACGCATGATGCAACTCAACGGCTCGGGCGATGTTGCGTTTTACACCGCGTGCGGTTCCGACGGCGCGTGATCCCATCGCGGGCGTTCCCCGGCCCGGTCCTGGACGGGTACGAGTGGTTCGGAGTGCGGTCCGCTCGCTCCGCGAGCGGTCGCGACGCCACGGTTGATGTGAGCGGCTGTGCCGGTGCGACCCGCACCCCGATGCACCGCTCGCGGACCACACTCCGGGGCATCAACCTGCGTTCAATTCCTCCGGGCCTACGCCCGATTTTGCGCGGCCCAGATTCGGTATCGGGAACCGAGGCGCGCAACTGTTGAGGGAGATTCGGACCCCAATCGGCAATCTCCGGCGAATTCCAGCAACGTGCGTGTCTCGGACTTTTTTTGTTCGCGTTTTCGATTTTCGTGCGTTACGCTTTCCACCAATCGCGGACCTCTCACCCCCGTCGCACCCGTCCGCGTTCCGGACTGCTCGCCCCGCACGTAGTCTTCGAATCCGTTGGCTTCTCCTCCTTCTCGCACGTTCTCGCAAGGAGATTTCAATGCGTTTGTTGAAGCGTCTGCTCGGTAAGCACCCGCGGCCCGCTCGTGCGCTCCAGGCGCCCGCGTTCCTCCGAACCGAGGAGCTGGAAGCCCGCTGGAACCCGGCGACCAGCACCAACTGGTCGGGCTACGCGGTGACGGCCGCCGCCGGGTCGGTGACCGCCGTCAGCGGCGAGTGGACCGTCCCGACCGCGACGGGGACGGGCACCGCGTACTCGTCGGTCTGGGTCGGGATCGACGGGTACACCTCGACGTCGGTCGAGCAAACCGGCATCGAGGCCGACGTGGTGAACGGGGTCGCGCACTACTACGCGTGGTACGAGATGTACCCCAACGCGTCGGTCGAGGTGAACCTGGCGGTCCACGCCGGGGACACGATCACCGCGTCCGTCACGTACAGCGCGACGACCGGCCTGTTCACGATGAGCCTCAAGGACCTGTCCGACCCGACCGGGAACAACTCGTTCAGCATCAGCAAGAGCGGCCCGACCCTGCAACGATCGTCGGCCGAGTGGATCGTGGA from the Frigoriglobus tundricola genome contains:
- a CDS encoding GNAT family N-acetyltransferase, with translation MLTVCATHRLALRRLTVEDAPFIFELVNNESWLRFIGDKGVRTLADAQKYILNGPVEMYTRFGFGLWLVETRDENSTPIGICGLIKREALNDVDLGFAFLPEFWGKGYAFEAASAAMIYGKMALKLKRIAAITAPDNHRSAKLLVKLGFQFERMMQLNGSGDVAFYTACGSDGA